CGGCGGTCAGGAGGGCACCACCGCGCACCGTGCGCTCATCGCCCAACCGGGTGCGCGCACGGTCCCCGAACCAGCGGCCCAGCGTCATGGCCGCCACGAACGCGGCGTACCCGACGCCCGATTGTCCACCCGGCACGCTCAGCACGTCGCGGAAGTACAGCGCGGCCCAGTCGTAATTGGCGCCCTCGGCCAGCATGCCCAGAAAGCACAGGACGCCCAGCAGCGCGGCCGCCGCGCTGAGGGGCACCCGCCGGGGGGCCTGGTCACTCTGCGGGGCAGGTGCCTGGGTCTGGTCTGGCAGCAGAAAACGGCCCGCCAGCAGGCCCACCAACGCTGTCACGCCCACCACCAGCCCGGCGTGGGTGGTCAGCGGCACGCGGCCCACCAGCAAGGTGCCCAGGCCCGCGCCCAGCAGGCCTCCCAGACTGAAATAGGCGTGCAGCCGGCTCATGATGGGGCGGGCCAGGCGCTGCTCCACCGTGACGCCCTGCGCGTTCATGGCCACGTCCATGCAGCCGTTGAGCGCGCCCAGCAGGGCCAGCGCCGCAACCAGAGCAAAGAAGTTGGGCGCCACAAAAGGCAGCAGCAGCGAGAGCATGCACGCCACCGTGACCACCCAGGTGACGCGGTGACTGCCGTACCGGGCTGTCCAGCCGCCTGTAAAGGGCATGGTGCAGATGCTGCCCAGGCCCACTGCCAGCAGCGCCGTACCGATCTGCGCGGCACTGAGGTTCAGGGCGTCGCGCACACCGGGAATATTCACGCCCCAGGTGGCAAACAGGGCGCCGTTCACCATGAAGATGGCACTGACCGCGCGGCGGGCGGCCTCGGCGGCGGGCGGCGTGGAGCTGGGCTGGGTCATAGAGGAACCTCGGGAACGGGCAAAAGCAAGAAGGTGTCTGAAACGATTCAGATACGCGGGCTATACGCTACCATGCCGTCATGTCACCCGCCAAGCCTGCGGCCTCTGTTCCCCGGCCCTCTGCCGGCCGCATGACCCTGCGGGACGTGGCGCGGGCTCTTGGGGTCAGCGTGGCGACCGTCAGTAACGCCTACAACCGCCCCGACCAGCTCAGCGCCGAGCTGCGCAGCCGCATTCTGAACGAGGCGCAGACGCTGGGCTACCGTGGCCCCGACCCGCTGGCCCGCAGCCTGCGCCGGGGCCGCACTGGTGTGCTGGGCGTGGTGTATGACGCCCCACTGGATTACGCCTTTGCCGACCCGGCGGCCGCGCTGTTTCTGGGCAGCGTGGCTCGGGCCGTTCAGGGTGAGGCCCTGAATGCCCTGCTGCTGGCCAGTCCCCACGAGCCGGACGCCGACCCGACCGGGCCGGTCTGCAGCGCCAGCGTGGACGGCTTTATCGTGTACTGCGCCGCCGAGGAGAGCCCGCTGCTGCGCGCCGTGCTGGGGCGGCAACTGCCTACCGTGCTGGTGGACCACGCCCCCCACCCGGCGGCCCTGGGTGTGGGAATTGACGACGCTGGGGGGGCGCACCAGGCCGCCGCGCATCTGCTGGCTCTAGGCCACCGCACGCTGGGGGTGATCTGCCTGGAACTGGCGCCGGCCCGCGCCGCTGGCCCGGTGTCCCCTGGGCGGGAGGCCCGCATCAGCTACCACCCCACCGCCGCGCGGCTGTCGGGTTACCGCGCCGCTGTATCGGCGGTGCCGGGTGCAAGCCTCTGGCCCACCGAGACCTTGCAAAACACGCCAGAAGAAGGCGAGGTCCGCGCCCTGGATCTGCTGCGCGCCCACCCGGAGGTGACGGCGCTACTGTGCATGAGCGACGTGCTGGCCCAGGGCGCCTTGCGCGCCGCACAGACCCTGGGCCGCCGCGTGCCGGAAGACCTGAGCGTGATTGGCTACGACGACCTGCCCAGCAGTCCGGCCCTGAACCTGACCACCGTGTGGCAGCCCACCGCCGACAAGGGCCGGGCGGCGGGTGAGGCCATGCTGGCGCTGCTGCGCGGCGAGGCCGCCCAGGGACTGACCCTGCCCACTCGCTTAGTGGTACGCGGCACCACGGCGGCGCCTGCCGGGGCGGCGGCTGCATTACCCTGAACCTCAATGAAGATTCTGGTGGTGGGCGGCGCGGGCTATATCGGGTCCCATACGGTGCGGCAACTGCGCCGGGCGGGGCATGACGTGGTGGTCTTTGACAACCTCAGCAGCGGTCACGCGGCGGCGCTGCCGCCCGAGGCGACCCTGGTGCGCGGCGATCTGCTGGACGAGGGGGCGGTCAAGGCCGCCCTGGTCGCCCACCAGCCTGACGCCGTGATTCACTTTGCCGCCCTGATTGAGGTCGGCGAGAGCATGCGCGCCCCCGCCCGCTACTACCGCAACAACGTGGTGGGCAGCCTGAATCTGCTGCAAGCGATTGTGGAGACGCGCAAGATTCCGCTGGTGTTTTCCAGCACCGCCGCCGTCTACGGCACCACCGACGCCGTGCCCATTCCTGAGGATGCACCCATGCAGCCCGAGAGCGTGTACGGCGAGACCAAGCTGATGACCGAGCGTATGATTCACGCCTTCCATACAGCCCAGGGGCTGCCGTATATGGTGCTGCGTTACTTCAACGTCTGCGGCGCGGCGCCTGAGGGCGACATTGGCGAGGCCCACGCCAGCAAGTCGCACCTCATCGAACTGGCGGCCCTGACGGCTCTGGGCGAGCGCGAGAAGATGCTGATCTTTGGGGACGATTACCCCACCCCCGACGGCACCTGTCTGCGCGACTACGTGCATGTGCAGGACCTGGCGGACGCGCATGTGCTGGCAGTGGAAGCGCTGGTAAAGGGCACGCAGCAGGCCGCCACCTACAACGTGGGTTTGGGCCACGGCTTTAGTGTGAAAGAGGTGCTGGACGCGGTGGACGCGGTGGTGGGCACGCCGGTCCCCCGCGAGGTGGCCCCACGCCGTGCCGGGGACCCGCCTCGCCTGGTGGCCGACGCGGCGCGCATTCGTCAGGAGTTGGGCTTTGCGCCCCAGTTCACCGACCTGCAAGAGATTGTGCAGACCGCCTGGGAGTGGCATAAGAGGCATCCACACGACTTCAAGAAATGAAGCGGTGGCTGGCGCTGCTGCGCCTGTGCAGCGCGGCAGCGCAGGCGCAGATGTCAGCGGCCAAGCGTGATGCCTACCGCGTCGCCGCTGAGAACACCTTGCGCCTCTGCCGTCAGGGACTAGAGGCGCGGCGACTGGAGCATGGGGTGTCAGCCAATTGGCAGGGGCAAAGTTGCGCGCAGGTGCTGCCAGATGAGGCCGCCGCCTTTTCCCTGCTCCGGCAGAGCCGCATTGAGCTGAGGCCCGGCACTGACCCTGGGTATCAGGTTCGCGTAACGGTAGGTGGTCAGAGCGTGCAGTCCGGGGTCACGCCTTTGCCGCCTGAACCGTCCGACTGGCCCCGCTGGTTGGTGGGCCTGGGGGTGGCCGCCCTGACGGGCTGGCTGTTTACCCGACCTGGGTGGGCCCGGCTGGCGCTTCTGGGCCTTCTGGTGCTCTTGGCCGAGACGGGTGCGTTTGCCCTGCTGATGCTGGCCCTTTATGCAGGAAACCTGCCGGACATGGCCTTTCCTGTAGACGA
The Deinococcus betulae DNA segment above includes these coding regions:
- the galE gene encoding UDP-glucose 4-epimerase GalE, whose translation is MKILVVGGAGYIGSHTVRQLRRAGHDVVVFDNLSSGHAAALPPEATLVRGDLLDEGAVKAALVAHQPDAVIHFAALIEVGESMRAPARYYRNNVVGSLNLLQAIVETRKIPLVFSSTAAVYGTTDAVPIPEDAPMQPESVYGETKLMTERMIHAFHTAQGLPYMVLRYFNVCGAAPEGDIGEAHASKSHLIELAALTALGEREKMLIFGDDYPTPDGTCLRDYVHVQDLADAHVLAVEALVKGTQQAATYNVGLGHGFSVKEVLDAVDAVVGTPVPREVAPRRAGDPPRLVADAARIRQELGFAPQFTDLQEIVQTAWEWHKRHPHDFKK
- a CDS encoding MFS transporter — encoded protein: MTQPSSTPPAAEAARRAVSAIFMVNGALFATWGVNIPGVRDALNLSAAQIGTALLAVGLGSICTMPFTGGWTARYGSHRVTWVVTVACMLSLLLPFVAPNFFALVAALALLGALNGCMDVAMNAQGVTVEQRLARPIMSRLHAYFSLGGLLGAGLGTLLVGRVPLTTHAGLVVGVTALVGLLAGRFLLPDQTQAPAPQSDQAPRRVPLSAAAALLGVLCFLGMLAEGANYDWAALYFRDVLSVPGGQSGVGYAAFVAAMTLGRWFGDRARTRLGDERTVRGGALLTAAGLALALLAREPLLATVGFALSGLGLSNVVPVMYGVAGHALAGRGIAQVATLGYGGFLLGPPAIGFIAEEVGLGAALGLALAGATLIAVLGGAAFQLIRASTPEKQTAA
- a CDS encoding LacI family DNA-binding transcriptional regulator, whose product is MSPAKPAASVPRPSAGRMTLRDVARALGVSVATVSNAYNRPDQLSAELRSRILNEAQTLGYRGPDPLARSLRRGRTGVLGVVYDAPLDYAFADPAAALFLGSVARAVQGEALNALLLASPHEPDADPTGPVCSASVDGFIVYCAAEESPLLRAVLGRQLPTVLVDHAPHPAALGVGIDDAGGAHQAAAHLLALGHRTLGVICLELAPARAAGPVSPGREARISYHPTAARLSGYRAAVSAVPGASLWPTETLQNTPEEGEVRALDLLRAHPEVTALLCMSDVLAQGALRAAQTLGRRVPEDLSVIGYDDLPSSPALNLTTVWQPTADKGRAAGEAMLALLRGEAAQGLTLPTRLVVRGTTAAPAGAAAALP